The sequence CGTGCGCTTCTCGACGTCCCCCTCACCTGGCCCGACTCCACCCGCACCGCTCGCCTTGATGCGGTGCGCCGCGTCATCGAGACGGTCAAAGTGTTGAGTATTGTCGGCTGGCTGGGCAAGACCAGTGGCGTGGTGTTGTTGGCGATTGCGGCCGCGATGTTTATGCGCCGCCGTGCCCAGAGCGCTTAAGGTGGCGCGGGGCGTGTCCGCCAGCAGCGCAGTGCGCTGGGCCCTTCGGGTCTGGGGTGTGGTGCTCGTTCTCGCGGTGTGCTGGCCCTTTCTCCTGCCCGGTGAGTTTGTGTGGCGCGATATGGTGCTGCTGGACCAGCCGGCGTTGACCGCCTCCGCCTTCGGTTCCGGTGATCTGCCCGCGCGCAATGCCCCGCAGGATGGCGTGCTGGCCCTTGTCGGTGGGGCGTGGCTGGCGCGAGTCTTCGTTCTTGGTGCAGCCAGTGCTGCCGCGTGGTCAGCGTGCCGTTGGTCCCTGGGCCGCGCCCACCCCAGCCCCTGGGCGGCGGCCGCAGCGATGGCCTGTGCGGTGGCCAATCCTTTCGTCATTGAGCGGCTCCTGCAGGGCCAGTGGTCACTGGTGGTGGCGGCGTGGTTGGCTCCGGTGATCGCGTGGGGGTGCCTAAACGGTCATCCGCGTACGGCATGGCTGGCGCTGTGGGCCTCGTCCTTGACGCCCACCGGCGGGGTCTTCGGGGCGCTGAGTGCGGTTCTCTGTGAGCGCGAAGGGCGCAGGCGGTGGCTCTTCGCCGGCGGTTCAGTTCTCCTGTGGCTGCCGTGGGCGGTCCCCAGCCTCCTCAGCGGCAGCTCCCGCGCCGCGGGCGATCCGGCGGCGCAGGCCGCGGCCTTTGCTCCACGCGCGGAGGCTTACGCGGGGACGGTCGGCTCGCTGCTCGGCTTTGGTGGCATCTGGAACGCCGCGGCCGTTCCGGCTTCCCGCGAGGCGGGCTTCGCGCTGGTCGGATTGGTGGTCGCCGTGCTGGCAGTCCTGGGTGCTTCCAGCCTTGATCGCGGTGAATTGCGCCCACTCGCGGTGCTTGCGGCGGTGGGCATGGGCCTGGCCATCCTCGGCGGGATTGCACCTGGGGTCACCGCCTTCGCCGTGGAACATATCCCCGGCGCGGGCCTTCTTCGTGATTCCTCCAAGCTCACCCTGCTCGCCTTGCCGCTGGCCGTGGCGGGCATCGGGGCGCTGCACCGCCTGCCCGCCGCGCTAGCCATCTGCGCGTGTCTCCTCCAAGCCCCCGATGCGCCGCGGGAGCTCGCTGTGCTTCGGCCCCACGACACCGGTGTGGACCACCAGCTGGTAGAGGAACTCGATGGGCGCCTGACCTACTTTGTGGACCGCCCCGCCATGGTCGAGGTCCCCGGCGGCATCGCCCTCGACCCCTACTCCAAGGCCACGAACAAGCTGGATTCCGGCGCGCTCACCGTCGACGGCACCGTGGTAGACCACCCTTCGCCCCGCTACCTGGCCGCCGCCGCAGCCTGGGCGGAGCGCGACCTCGACCGGCTGGAAGAACTCGGAGTGGGCGTAGTGGTTGAGGGCGGTCGCATCGTGGCCACCACCGACGCCGCACCCCAGCCGGCACCGTGGATGCTTAGCGCCGCCTGGTGCGCACTTCCGCTTCTAGCAGTTCTTCGAAACGCGCGCCGGTCTTCTCCCAGGAATACGTAGCGGCCAGCTCGCGGGCGGCGGCTCCCAAACGATGGCGGAGGGACGGGTCCTCAACAAGCTTCTGGACCGCCTGCGTAAACTCCGCCTCGCGCTGCACCAGCACCCCGGTCTTCCCATCAATGACGCTGTCTTGCAGGCCGAAGGCATACCCCACTGTGGCAACCCCATGTTGGGCCGCCTCCATGACTGCCAGACCCCAACCTTCTTTGCGGGAGGGCATGAGGTGAACATCGGCGCGGGCAAGCAGCGCATGTTTGTAGTCCTCGGTGACCTGTCCGCGAAAGCGGACGCGGTCCTCCACGCCGCGGGTCCGGGCGTACTCGCGCAGGTGGGATTCCCACCAGCCGGAACCGATGACGTCGAGAAGCGCGCCCGGAATCCTGGCCACGGTGTCCATGGCATGCTCGATCTGCTTGTGCGGCACCAGGCGTGACAAGGTCACCAGGTGGATGTCAGCCTCGCGCTCTAGGGTAGGCACGTGCTCCGGCAGAGGATCGACGCCATTTTCAATGATGTGCGCGCCGTGAATTCCCAACTTCTCAAGGTCGCGCTTCGAGGCCTCCGACACCGTCACCCACGTGTTGCCACGGTAGAGCACCGGCACCACGCGGGATTCCAGGAACCAGCCCAGCCGCGCCAAGATGGGCCCAGCCACCGGCCACTGCTCGCGGTGGCAATGATGCGTGAGGATGACAACAGGCACGCGGGTGGCCAGGCGTGCGAAGAACGGAATGCCGTTGTGAGTGTCCACCACCACGTCAATGCCACGCATATCGCGCGTGCCGAACAGCAGCGCCAGCAGCGCACGCGGGTAGACGCTGAACTTGGCGCCAGCGCGCGAATAGAGCACACCGTTGCGGCGCTCGCGTTTGGCCGCATTCATGTGGCGAGCGGTGCGAAAGACCACCTCGTGCCCCTGGGCCGCCAGGTATTCGCCCACGCGCTCAAGGTAGCGCTCGGATCCGCCGCCTTGCGGGTGGGTGGAATCGCGCCAACAGAGTAGAAGGATTTTCATGTCGAGGAACTAGCCTAGTGGGTTATGAAACGCACCCGTGCCATGGCCACCCTGCGCCGCTCGTGGCGGTTGCTGCGCTCCTTCCGCTTCGAACAGACTGCGCCCGCGGTATTTTATGGCGGTCTGGCTGACGACACCGCCGCGCTTATCGACGCCCTCTGCCACGACCACTCCCTCTCCCTTCACGGTGCGCGCGTGCTCGACGTCGGCGGCGGGCCCGGCTATTTCGCTTCAGCTTTTGCCCAGCGCGGGGCCAGTTACGTGGGGCTGGAGCCGGACGCGGGCGAGATGGCAGCCGCGGGTATTGAGGTAGCCCATGCCGTGCGCGGCGATGGCACCCGCTTGCCCTTCGCGGATAACACCTTCGACATCACGTATTCCTCCAACGTGGCTGAGCACATCCCTCACCCGTGGGACATGGGTGAGGAGATGCTGCGCGTGACCAAGCCCGGCGGGCTGGTGATCCTCAGCTACACAGTGTGGCTGGGGCCCTTCGGCGGGCATGAGACCGGCCTCTGGGAGCACTACGTGGGCGGTGAGTTCGCCCGTGACCGCTACACCCGCCGCCACGGCCACCCACCGAAGAACGTCTTCGGCACCTCACTGTTTGCGCTCTCCGCCCGCGAGGGCCTGGACTGGGCGCGCCGCGTGAGTGCACGCGGCGCCAAGCTTGTTGCAGCTTTTCCGCGCTACCACCCGTGGTGGGCCTGGTGGGTGGCAAAGGTGCCAGTGCTGC is a genomic window of Corynebacterium singulare containing:
- a CDS encoding glycosyltransferase family 4 protein, translating into MKILLLCWRDSTHPQGGGSERYLERVGEYLAAQGHEVVFRTARHMNAAKRERRNGVLYSRAGAKFSVYPRALLALLFGTRDMRGIDVVVDTHNGIPFFARLATRVPVVILTHHCHREQWPVAGPILARLGWFLESRVVPVLYRGNTWVTVSEASKRDLEKLGIHGAHIIENGVDPLPEHVPTLEREADIHLVTLSRLVPHKQIEHAMDTVARIPGALLDVIGSGWWESHLREYARTRGVEDRVRFRGQVTEDYKHALLARADVHLMPSRKEGWGLAVMEAAQHGVATVGYAFGLQDSVIDGKTGVLVQREAEFTQAVQKLVEDPSLRHRLGAAARELAATYSWEKTGARFEELLEAEVRTRRR
- a CDS encoding class I SAM-dependent methyltransferase, with amino-acid sequence MKRTRAMATLRRSWRLLRSFRFEQTAPAVFYGGLADDTAALIDALCHDHSLSLHGARVLDVGGGPGYFASAFAQRGASYVGLEPDAGEMAAAGIEVAHAVRGDGTRLPFADNTFDITYSSNVAEHIPHPWDMGEEMLRVTKPGGLVILSYTVWLGPFGGHETGLWEHYVGGEFARDRYTRRHGHPPKNVFGTSLFALSAREGLDWARRVSARGAKLVAAFPRYHPWWAWWVAKVPVLREFLTSNLVLVLQAEP